The Citrus sinensis cultivar Valencia sweet orange chromosome 4, DVS_A1.0, whole genome shotgun sequence DNA segment ACGAACTGATCCTAAACAGTGGCGGATCTAAAGCTGGGCTACATGGAGCTGTAGCTCAGTCTTGATCAGGAAAAAGTCATTTATAcccctatatttttattaattttatataataatagagtttttattttgttttcatttatgtCCCTAGCTCAATTACCcttatatttttcatcaattttatatcatagtagttttttttttttttttcaaatatgtccttaattaattatatttttttccaattaaaattagggacttattttatgaaatgattaaattatatatttattgaatagattGAAAACATTAGGGGGCTAAAATGTTGTTATTGCttcaaaaaaatctaattaaaaaatatatgccaatctaatataaaattgtcACTAGTACTAAAAGTATTTACAAAACAAGACGTAATAGCAATTATCaacattttcataaacttCTTATGTGAATTTTGAGATTTCATTTAGCAGTTATAATAACTAAGAggaaaagttagaaaataaaatttaagtattttgagaagtttttaataaaagaattatcgGCATCTGATCCTTCATCAGAGTGCCTACCCAAAAAACAACGACactcaaaaatatttttattggatgagtttagtttattattgaaacttttgattaataatatatttataattttaaaagatgaataaattctagttgtttaatttatttaagcttGATAATTAAGTACTTGACTTCAAACATTAAAGTTTTACTTtcgaattttaatttattgttattacatgtattgatttaatttagcttaaaattcttaattgatttattaatccttatataattacatgttATTATAGGTTGAAATGTCAGATtccataattgaaaaaataatgttttagCCTGggattatataattttttgagtCCGCCCCTGATCCTAAAGGAAATCCATTAGTGTATTGGAGGTATCCTGCTTAGCAACTCCAAAGCAAGTTTTGACTGggatatatacatacatacctGGAAAGACTCTTTTTCAGCGTCAATCTCATTACCAATGGCAGATTTGGAGAGGGAGTTTTTTGTGCCCACATTATGCATTGAAAGCAAATCTCCAAGTAAGAACAGCTTTCTAGACACATCATTTGTGTTCTCCTCCGTTGCATCATCCTTAACATCCCCTGCCGGCCTCAAATCCTTAGAATCACATATATCATCAATATCCTCATCAGAATCACTTTCCTGTGAAGAACCACATCGATTGACGATATGCTCATCAGAATAATTTTCTGCAGAAGATTTCAGTACATCTGGAATAGGGATAACAGAATTCTTGGATTCTTCCAGCAGTTCACTATTTCTGTCTTCCTTAGGAGGCAAGAAGGAGCGGACACTCTTCCCAACATCACTCTCAAACAAGATCCTGTCATGAGAATGTACTCCCTCATCAATGCAAATATCCTTGACATGGTATGTATTCTCTTTGTAACAAACGATTAACTCTGGCAGTTCACATTCTGTAACACTTTTGTCCATATAAAAAACCGGCTCTCGAAATGACTCCATTTCTCCACAAGAATGAGAATTGGGTGATTCCAGGTCTTGGACATTCTTTTCATTATCTTTTGCTAAATCATTTAAACTTGTAGAACGTTCAAGCTTTCTCACTGTACAACCATCTACATCATTTGTGACATGTGGTAAACGATCTGCAACCCCCTCATTGGAATTTGAAGCAGATATAGCTCCAGAATGTTTTGAATCTGGCTTGTGGCTATGGCCTAGAGTTAAATGGGGAAACAATTGTTCACTATCTGaaactatattaaaaatatttaattgctGAGAACTGTAAATTCGAAAAAGGAATTGACAGATAAAAGGAAGATCAAATCAATTACGAACTTGCAGGTAAAAAACTCATGAATTTCATCCCTAATTTTCCAATCATAAAATACAGATAAACAcatattcaaaaacaaaaaagagacCATGTTATTACCAAATTTCATGATTCACATGGACCGAGAAAGATAGGGAAGGTCTTCACATCTACTACTATGAGTGATGTCTTTCAGAACACAGAATTTAGAAAAGTGCAAGCCAACCCTGACTACAAAAACAcaatacaatcaaattaataagcAACTTCAACTTCAAATCTTTTGGGCAAAAAATTCTTAACCAGAAATTGTTAGCATTTACAAAAAGCTGAAGCAGAGGAAGGATCTAtcagataataaaaaaatggttgCTCAAAAGCTAATTAGCCTCATATCAACCAAGCTTCAAATGTATTAGCAACAATCAAAGCACTGCACAATCCTGAACAAACATAcagcaaataaaaatacagGAAGATCAAAAAATGGATTGggtacaaaataataaacaaaactcAAGGATTAGCATCCGGATAGTAATGCAGAATTCTAAAAGATAAACCGGTGCAAACGCAGAACATCTGAATTTTACAGTAACAATAATTGCAAAACATTTTGTTAAACAATTAGAAACTAAAAGCATGAGGCATTGCCCGCGccggggggggggaggggggggggtggggaaACCATAATCAACCAGAAATCACTAGAAATACTCACCTATTTCCAACTGACAGGTCAAAAGTACACAACCATGCACCTCAATCattgtttttcactttttgtcaatttaaaacataaaaagaataaaaaggcAACATGATGAGCAGTATTAACTGAGCAGCTTTAACACATAAATTTATCATGAAAAGTTACCCTATCCGCTGAGTTCTCAATCTCAAAGTCAAAAACAAAACTAGAATTAGAAGAAAAGCAGAGCTCAAGTTGTCCTCCTCTACCATGTACATATACAATATTTTATACGAGCTACTGTATGGCTATTAGCTGTAGAAGGCGAATAATTATCCAATTATACACACCAAGAACAGTATTAGATTAATAAACTCAGAAAGGTAGTTCCAAATCCAAGAGCATTAGGCTAAGCAAAAGGAATCTTAAGTCTTGTCCTCAATTAAACAAACAGACAAGAGAAAAGTTTTGAACTTTACTAAAGATTACATAAACTTTCAACAGCTAAATCATaacccaaattttaaaatctcaatcaaCAACCGATATGGCCCTCCGTTGACAAAACCAAACACCATCTGTTTTGTTTGCTAGCTCCAAACGGATCTAACCCATAAcagttaaaacaaaatttaaaaaaattcagtacCTTATTCGAAAACTCACAAGAGAAAATTCCAGATAAGTTTCATCTTCATCTCATGAAACAAACACCGTAGAAAGCAAAACAAGAGTACTGCTAGAGATCTACAGCAGATCCATTCAAGTACCTTTCAGTTAGCTAAAGAGACTGGCCTCTTGCTCCCCTGGGATTCTACTCACAATCACTGCACaaagattaacaaacataaataagCAATAAATATgcatacaaattaaaaaaaaaaaaaaaaaaatatatatatatatatatatatatataggggaGGAAGGGGAAGAGGAAGAACCTTAGGAGGTGATAAGGAGGTACAAATaacaagagaaaagaaaagggtattgaaattgaaatctgAATGCTTATGCTTGAAAAAAGAGGAAGGTGAAAGCGAacattgaaagaaaaagagtaaataaatgaaaaaagtgggaaagaaattaaaaggagTGAGTGAGTTGTAATAATCAAAATCCCAGTAAAAAGGTCAACTGCAATTAATATTAGAGAGAGAGCATCAAACGGCTCTTTGCAGTTTATAGTGAAGTGAACCCCCCTACCTctttatttacattaattatcAAACCCCACCTCAACAGAACATAAAACATTTCACATTAAACCCTGAccccaaaaaatttaaataaaaagaaaataaaaattccccCCCTTACCAGCTTCTCACTTTCCCGCTGAACAAACAGCAGCaacatgagaaaaaaaaatttgtatccCGATCTACCCAATAACCCAAAGGCGTGTTTTTTACCAATATGCTGAAAAGCTTGCtttctgttttgttttgagttttgttttttttggggttatttttaactttcttgATCCTTATTGTCGCACAGAACTGTTTGCTCTCCTGGTTttgtctttgttttgtttttgtcgTTGAAGGGCTTGAGCCCTTGAAGCTGATGATGACAAACGATGTCGTATTAAAACGAACAAAAGTCAACTGCGTATGTGGGTGAGTTGTGTTGCTTGTCGCCGGAGACTTTGTTAGAGTGGCAATTGGTAATTGATctaaaatgagaaattttgtatttggtTATTTGTTAGTGGCTGCCTGCCTTGCCTGCCTCTGTCAGTACTAATCAGTTCGTTGAGATCTTGAGCTGGCTGCTggcccctctctctctctctctgttaCTCTCTGTAaccatttttatctttttctttatatatttttttaattattgtctATTTTACAATTCTTTTGTCTCAGGATCAACAAAATCGTCCCTTTTGATTTCTGtcagcctttttttttatcatctatttgtttaaaaataaataaaataattcattggGACCCATGTGAGCGCTACTGCTTTCAACTTTCGTCCTCCCCACTGACTCTACTGGTTTGAATCAAAATCTCGTTCTATCCTGTGAGCATGAATTTTGCCGTTTGATCTTATTACTCTTGATGAATTGTGGTTAAAAGGCAatgcaaattaataaaattttattatgggaCGTAACTGCACACGTATTGAGCTTCTATTATATAGTGTTATGAGCTCCGCAGCTCAACTCtctttgatgaaaattgacATGCTCGTAATCGTGCATCTGATCATAATACATATTATAgcataataatatttaggagAAAATTATGGTGCAACGGTGATGCCGTGTAACCGTTGCATCCAGTTGTTGGATTCTAATAGATCCATCCATGTAAGTGGATCCAAGAATACAACGATGATACTGTACCGTCGTTGCACCGTAGCCGAACCCAATAATTAAGCTATGACGTACAATATCCTTAATTCCTATAGAAACAATAGTTTATCATGATTTACTTTGACTAACAACCCGTATTAATTAGGCTATATTTATGAGAATGAAGGGTGCGATTGCACTATTATACACCGTCCTCTATTGTCATCACGCTAAAGAcattaattatgatttgttCCAACCAGCCGCCCATcccaaaagaatataaatgcGAATGTGAAATTCATTGTATCAATCAGGGTACGTTTAATGTGAAAATCTACTCATTTAATACGATTCGCTTCAAATAACTTCCTACACTACGAtgtatttatgaaaataaaatatactataACAGTTAtatcacatatttttttataaaaacaaaaaaaaacaaaataatttaacgtGATTCACTTTTATTGGCCGTGTATTTCCCAACTATTATCTTTGAAAGTGAAATATTAAAAGTCAATTAATATctaaggggggaaaaaaactattttcataacatagcttttttattaataatcatCATTAGCAAACATTTTTAGAccaaaaatgaacaaaattcGATTTGTTAGGTGGGATTAATTGACTAATTATGGTTATGGTTTAGATTAATATGTTGTTTGAAGTCAGCGCAAGCATGCAGATTGGAGCTGTTTCTAAAAGGGACTGGGAAAGCGATAGCATAATCACATGATCTGGATGGTTGATAGGACTGCACGCGTACCTTATGCTAACGTATACTGCGGGTCCATCGAGGGATAAGGAATGATGTAAGGTAAACGCAACACGTGTGGATGATAACTGATGAATGAATGATGCGGTACAGTTTGGACTCACATATGACTTCGATCCGCAAGCAAAATATAGGGCTACGGGCCCACAAAACGAAGCGAATGTATGATATATCATATGACTGATGGGACCAATAATGAAGACACACTTTTAAACagtttcaaatattaaaaatataataaaaacacattataattaatataaatatctttaatgcgtgttttttgaaatatttttttgactttttaatgGCTTTTATTttcgaaaagaaaagaaaatgaaattcaagtTTGAATTATAATgagatgtttattttttcaacgTGAAGAGAGTTTTTTAAAtcacattaaaatataaagttaaGAACATCATTTCATTCAATATcttaaaagtaatattttcTCATCAATAATACTACGGATACAAAGTTTGAATACAAaaccttattattttatttaaaatattgtttgaaaGTTCTCAACTatacattttttcaaaaatagtaaaaaaaaaattgtacctacttataaataaaataattgggcatgatttttttataagaattatGTTAACATTAAGTAAAAATGGAGTTGGTGCACAATTAATATGTATGTGTATGGGGGAGTAGAAGATAATCGTagcaaaaattatttgatgcATGGCATGGTCTATGCAAGTAGAGTAGGTAAGGTAGGTAGGTGGGCAGGCTTCAATCTTTTGATGAGTCTGACTCGAAGTAGCTCTTTCGTGTACATGGAAGTTGTTGTTGTGGTAGTAAATTTAGCGCCACAATCttacttttgattttgttattgtttatttGTACAATACATACACAAACATATATTGGAATGTAACCAAAACGTGCAATAATGATAAACATTCTCAAATGTTAACCCCAAAATatgacattaatttttaaaatatctgcGGACAGAGTGCGCAGTTTTAGTTAattcaaatctcaaaaataatgaggagatttaaaatttttttatcttaaagtagttaaatttttcttatttctacAAATGTATAAACGTATAAAGTAATATGAAAAAATCGAtcacatgataatttttttgtttaatcttctttatatatatttttttaattcatcttaatattttatcaagcttacaaaatttttatagctatttttattttttgcacaAGGATTGTGAAATCGGCTAAAACCCATAAATTCAGAGTAAGCTTTTTGGGTAAatgtaaaattctttttattgaatgaaaaaattaaataacatagTAAATCATATGaacaatgatattttaatttatgcgCACatccatttattaaaaaaaaaaaaaatttgtggcTCTCCTCCTCCTGCCATTAACAgtattaaaagtaaaagaatagTTAAAGTACGTAACCGAGTGGAACGTTGAGTAGCAGCAGTTCATTTCTGTTGCTTGCCTTGATTAACAATTCGTGatcaatatttaattatattatcatcttcttattattaaaatcaattgaaGATGGGTACAGAGTCAGTGATTTTGAcctaaacccaataaaaaaaaaaaaaaaaaaagttagaaagGCCTTTGCATGCATGGGGATCCAAAGTGAATTCTCCTGGTTGGACGGTTcggtaaattaaattatacatcACAAAGATCAGTTTCCCTCCCATGTTCCCATTCTTTCATTACACATAAATCTAGGGCAAGCCCGAGTTTCGCCTTCACATGCAATCTACCaaaaacattataaaaaaaaatgttaacgATTGTATTGTATAAAACTTATCCCTTTGGTAAGTCATACAAACTGCCCAAGCATATGATTAAGAGGCTAATCCTGTCAATTTCTTTGATTTGGGGGtaagtaataattaatgatgtttACTCCCTCATCTGCCTTGCCAGAAACAAATGtgcaaattcaattaataGATCATTTGTGTTCAGGTAGTTCATAAGCACGATGCCCACTTGTCATCCAAATTGGGTCAGCCAGGTGTAGGATCCGATCATGTCAAGATAAGTTTCGCATGTGAGTAAACCTTTGACAACTCTTCTTAGTTGGAATAGACttatagatttaattttaaatggaCGACACTGAGACAGATCACATactaattgttattgttagtattaatataaataagggttattatcatttcactacttcaaaa contains these protein-coding regions:
- the LOC102625369 gene encoding uncharacterized protein LOC102625369 isoform X1, with product MKFVSDSEQLFPHLTLGHSHKPDSKHSGAISASNSNEGVADRLPHVTNDVDGCTVRKLERSTSLNDLAKDNEKNVQDLESPNSHSCGEMESFREPVFYMDKSVTECELPELIVCYKENTYHVKDICIDEGVHSHDRILFESDVGKSVRSFLPPKEDRNSELLEESKNSVIPIPDVLKSSAENYSDEHIVNRCGSSQESDSDEDIDDICDSKDLRPAGDVKDDATEENTNDVSRKLFLLGDLLSMHNVGTKNSLSKSAIGNEIDAEKESFQGSSAKAALANPEEANGGTAEEILTGADFVSASEESQNGCGEGISGNPTLVSASEKAHDKSEEASLASPDGVSALSESTKISTAEKSSYNSMVETGSITFDFDASAPGASGKEEPLQIGDSQRIETPGMSRLEDAPRQSVSSQFHSGLGESSFSAAGSLPSLISYSGPVAYSGSISLRSDSSTTSTRSFAFPILQTEWDRSPVRMAKADRRHYRKHKWKQGLLCCRF
- the LOC102625369 gene encoding uncharacterized protein LOC102625369 isoform X2 — translated: MKFGHSHKPDSKHSGAISASNSNEGVADRLPHVTNDVDGCTVRKLERSTSLNDLAKDNEKNVQDLESPNSHSCGEMESFREPVFYMDKSVTECELPELIVCYKENTYHVKDICIDEGVHSHDRILFESDVGKSVRSFLPPKEDRNSELLEESKNSVIPIPDVLKSSAENYSDEHIVNRCGSSQESDSDEDIDDICDSKDLRPAGDVKDDATEENTNDVSRKLFLLGDLLSMHNVGTKNSLSKSAIGNEIDAEKESFQGSSAKAALANPEEANGGTAEEILTGADFVSASEESQNGCGEGISGNPTLVSASEKAHDKSEEASLASPDGVSALSESTKISTAEKSSYNSMVETGSITFDFDASAPGASGKEEPLQIGDSQRIETPGMSRLEDAPRQSVSSQFHSGLGESSFSAAGSLPSLISYSGPVAYSGSISLRSDSSTTSTRSFAFPILQTEWDRSPVRMAKADRRHYRKHKWKQGLLCCRF